One part of the Natronorubrum sediminis genome encodes these proteins:
- a CDS encoding DUF6735 family protein, whose product MGHRALVAYRRPDQRYDIRYSHWGGERVALGEQITAETPLADGSINPEMVGHAVSRDRILSAYLDPCTYERLVLVAPGEDYRTTTYRVCWLEWAVSHGGCRGGIVAVDTLAVDERVRIWFQATKTTLADIVEMGALSRRAAQTYLEARVCEEEDGRAYTYGEGGVDGGEYASPPDRRPEEETRLSDREDVRDWW is encoded by the coding sequence ATGGGGCATAGAGCACTCGTCGCCTATCGACGACCGGACCAGCGCTACGATATCAGGTACAGCCACTGGGGCGGCGAGCGGGTCGCGCTCGGCGAGCAGATCACGGCCGAGACGCCGCTGGCCGACGGCTCGATCAACCCCGAAATGGTCGGCCACGCAGTTTCCCGCGACCGCATTCTGAGCGCCTATCTTGACCCCTGTACGTACGAGCGACTGGTCCTCGTCGCACCGGGGGAAGACTACCGCACCACCACGTACCGAGTCTGTTGGCTCGAGTGGGCCGTCAGCCACGGCGGGTGTCGCGGCGGGATCGTCGCCGTGGACACGCTCGCTGTCGACGAACGGGTTCGGATCTGGTTTCAGGCGACGAAAACGACGCTCGCGGATATCGTCGAGATGGGTGCGCTCTCTCGTCGCGCCGCACAGACGTACCTCGAGGCTCGAGTCTGTGAGGAAGAAGACGGGAGAGCGTACACGTACGGCGAAGGAGGTGTCGACGGTGGAGAGTACGCCTCGCCGCCGGATCGACGACCCGAAGAAGAGACCAGATTGTCGGACCGAGAAGACGTCCGCGATTGGTGGTGA
- a CDS encoding HAD family hydrolase: MATAYDAVVFDNDGVLTTPTDRSALLEAMDEAFDAVGVREPPDHHRETLLSPSVDSLQTIADAHDVDPRTLWSAREEAAIAAQLGEIEAGRKRLYDDIDALEDLETPTGIVSNNQHETIGNIVDHYGLDSFEIWYGREPSLEGIERKKPTPHYLERALADLEADDALYVGDSWVDVAAADAAGVDVAFIRRAHRREYELERVPTYEIEGLGDIQELL; the protein is encoded by the coding sequence ATGGCGACGGCATACGACGCGGTCGTGTTCGACAACGACGGCGTACTGACGACACCGACGGACCGCAGCGCACTGCTCGAGGCGATGGACGAGGCGTTCGACGCGGTCGGCGTGCGCGAGCCACCGGATCACCACCGCGAGACGCTGTTGAGCCCCAGCGTCGACTCGCTCCAGACCATCGCGGACGCACACGACGTCGATCCGCGAACCCTCTGGTCTGCTCGCGAAGAGGCGGCGATCGCCGCCCAACTGGGGGAGATCGAAGCGGGCCGAAAGCGACTCTACGACGATATCGACGCCCTCGAGGACCTCGAGACGCCGACAGGGATCGTCAGCAACAACCAACACGAGACGATCGGCAACATCGTCGACCACTACGGCCTCGACTCGTTCGAAATCTGGTACGGCCGCGAACCGAGCCTCGAGGGAATCGAGCGCAAGAAACCCACGCCACACTACCTCGAGCGAGCGCTCGCGGATCTCGAGGCCGACGACGCCCTCTACGTCGGCGATAGCTGGGTCGATGTCGCCGCAGCGGATGCGGCGGGAGTCGACGTCGCGTTTATCCGGCGGGCGCACCGACGAGAGTACGAACTCGAGCGCGTGCCAACGTACGAAATCGAGGGGTTAGGGGACATTCAGGAGCTACTGTAA
- a CDS encoding SRPBCC domain-containing protein, whose amino-acid sequence MNQIEVFEEIDAPPDVVWDVLLEFDSYPEWNPFVRAIDGTPSEGERLRVRIEPPGARAMTFTPEVVAVEENRRLVWLGRLVVPFAFDGYHEFHLEPIDDGERTRLLHRETFRGALVPVLLDADAIEAGFGAMNAAVKARSEARASTAE is encoded by the coding sequence ATGAACCAGATCGAGGTCTTCGAAGAGATCGACGCCCCGCCCGACGTCGTCTGGGACGTTCTCCTCGAGTTCGACAGCTACCCCGAGTGGAACCCGTTTGTGCGCGCGATCGACGGAACGCCGAGCGAAGGCGAGCGACTCCGCGTCCGGATCGAACCCCCCGGCGCTCGAGCGATGACGTTCACGCCGGAAGTCGTCGCCGTCGAAGAGAATCGACGGCTCGTCTGGCTCGGCCGACTGGTCGTCCCCTTCGCCTTCGACGGCTACCACGAGTTCCACCTCGAGCCGATCGACGACGGCGAGCGAACGCGGTTGTTACACCGCGAAACGTTCCGGGGTGCACTCGTTCCGGTGTTGTTAGACGCCGACGCGATCGAAGCCGGCTTCGGGGCGATGAACGCGGCCGTCAAGGCGCGTTCGGAGGCAAGAGCCAGCACAGCAGAATAA
- a CDS encoding amidohydrolase family protein, which translates to MERTGTILRGREFEPIEGRIVIDDDGRIEAIEETAIDSSDIILPSFVNAHTHIGDSIAKEAGGGLSLEELVAPPDGLKHRLLRQASPEELVDAMRRSLQFMQRSGTAACLDFREGGVEGVRHLEQAADGLPIDALSFARGSIDAMHAGDGFGASGANDAEFGDERAATREADKPFGIHAGEVDASDIDPALDLEPEFLVHVVHPERDHLERIAEQAVPVVVCPRSNVVTDVGLSPYTELNERTTLALGTDNVMLNSPSMFREMAFLSKCSELTATEILRMATINGAEIAGLEYGLLEPGRRARLTILDGDSHNLAGARDPVRAVVRRAGVDDVREILLDT; encoded by the coding sequence ATGGAACGAACGGGGACGATTCTTCGGGGCCGCGAGTTCGAGCCGATCGAGGGCCGAATCGTAATCGACGACGACGGTCGCATCGAAGCCATCGAGGAGACGGCTATCGACAGTTCGGACATTATCCTGCCGTCGTTCGTCAACGCCCACACGCACATCGGCGACTCGATCGCAAAAGAGGCGGGTGGTGGACTCTCGCTCGAGGAACTGGTCGCGCCGCCGGACGGACTGAAACACCGATTGCTCCGACAGGCCTCACCCGAGGAACTCGTCGACGCGATGCGTCGGTCCCTGCAGTTCATGCAGCGCTCAGGGACCGCTGCCTGTCTGGATTTCCGAGAGGGCGGTGTCGAGGGCGTCCGCCACCTCGAGCAGGCTGCAGACGGCCTTCCGATCGACGCACTGTCGTTCGCTCGCGGCTCGATCGACGCCATGCACGCGGGCGACGGCTTCGGCGCGAGCGGAGCGAACGACGCGGAGTTCGGCGACGAACGAGCGGCAACCCGAGAGGCCGACAAACCCTTCGGCATTCACGCGGGCGAAGTCGACGCGAGCGACATCGATCCCGCCCTCGACCTCGAGCCAGAGTTTCTGGTCCACGTGGTCCATCCCGAGCGAGATCACCTCGAGCGCATCGCAGAGCAAGCGGTGCCGGTCGTCGTCTGTCCCCGCTCGAACGTTGTCACGGACGTCGGCCTCTCGCCGTACACGGAGCTGAACGAACGGACGACACTCGCCCTCGGCACGGACAATGTGATGTTAAACTCGCCGTCGATGTTCCGTGAGATGGCGTTTCTGTCGAAGTGCTCGGAGCTGACAGCCACTGAAATCCTTCGGATGGCGACAATCAACGGGGCCGAAATCGCCGGCCTCGAGTACGGACTCCTCGAACCGGGCCGACGCGCTCGCCTGACGATTCTCGACGGCGACTCGCACAATCTCGCGGGGGCGCGCGACCCCGTTCGGGCCGTGGTCCGCCGAGCGGGCGTCGACGACGTTCGAGAGATTCTCCTCGACACGTGA
- a CDS encoding universal stress protein has protein sequence MYDCILVPTDGSPEVERALEYAFELAQVHDATVRAIYVVSVAGYGGLPMETALEGVSGALRDEGEAAVRRVKELAPDGVEVETLVLEGSPSRVIVEQAQPDRCDLVVMGTHGRGGIDRLLLGSVTERVVRRAPVPVLTVQVDPSESGEQPEQPSLAVE, from the coding sequence ATGTACGACTGCATCCTCGTTCCGACTGACGGATCGCCCGAAGTCGAACGCGCACTCGAGTACGCGTTCGAGTTGGCACAGGTCCACGACGCGACGGTCCGGGCGATTTACGTCGTCAGCGTCGCGGGCTATGGGGGACTGCCCATGGAGACCGCCCTGGAGGGAGTCAGCGGGGCCCTCCGCGACGAAGGGGAAGCAGCCGTCCGCCGAGTAAAGGAACTAGCCCCCGACGGTGTCGAGGTCGAAACGCTGGTCCTCGAGGGGTCGCCGAGTCGCGTCATCGTCGAGCAGGCTCAGCCGGATCGGTGTGACCTCGTGGTGATGGGGACCCACGGCCGTGGCGGCATCGACAGACTCCTGCTCGGCAGCGTGACGGAACGAGTCGTCCGGCGCGCCCCCGTCCCCGTATTGACCGTACAGGTCGATCCGTCCGAATCGGGCGAACAACCAGAACAGCCGTCGCTCGCCGTCGAGTGA
- a CDS encoding biotin--[acetyl-CoA-carboxylase] ligase has translation MTTNETRRAILESLGDGPVSGPQLADSLDISRAAVWKQIDALRDAGFEIESGPGGYELTDVTAYNAPAIEYGLEAAVSLEYHDSIGSTNDRARELAAEGATDVAVLADEQVGGRGRLERAWSAPSGGVWLSLLTRPEITPAQAPLYTLAASVATARAAREAGVDARIKWPNDVVVPVDEDGDYRKLAGILTEMEGEMDRVEWIAVGIGVNANIDAADLPETATTIREEAGDVDRRRFVQRLLEELAEYRTDLEGVVPAWRELALTLGQRVRVDRPSGELVGDAVDITDSGALVVKTADGNETVAAGDCEHLRPV, from the coding sequence ATGACCACGAACGAGACGCGACGCGCCATCCTCGAGTCACTCGGCGACGGGCCCGTGTCGGGGCCCCAGTTGGCCGACTCGCTCGACATCTCGCGGGCCGCCGTCTGGAAGCAGATCGACGCGCTCCGGGACGCCGGCTTCGAGATCGAAAGCGGCCCCGGCGGATACGAACTCACCGACGTGACTGCGTACAACGCTCCCGCCATCGAGTACGGACTCGAGGCGGCCGTTTCTCTCGAGTATCACGACTCGATCGGGAGCACGAACGACCGTGCGCGCGAGTTGGCCGCCGAAGGGGCGACGGACGTCGCCGTCCTAGCCGACGAACAGGTCGGCGGCCGTGGTCGCCTCGAGCGCGCGTGGTCGGCACCGTCGGGCGGCGTCTGGCTCAGCCTGCTCACGCGACCGGAGATTACGCCCGCACAGGCACCGCTGTACACGCTCGCGGCATCGGTGGCGACGGCTCGAGCGGCCCGCGAAGCCGGGGTCGACGCCCGGATCAAGTGGCCGAACGACGTCGTCGTTCCCGTCGACGAGGACGGCGACTACCGAAAGCTCGCGGGCATCCTCACTGAGATGGAAGGGGAGATGGACCGCGTCGAGTGGATCGCCGTCGGCATCGGCGTCAATGCAAACATCGATGCCGCCGACCTCCCCGAAACGGCGACGACGATTCGCGAGGAAGCCGGCGACGTTGACCGACGACGGTTCGTTCAACGCCTACTCGAGGAGTTAGCGGAGTACCGAACCGACCTGGAGGGCGTGGTTCCAGCCTGGCGTGAGTTGGCGCTCACGCTCGGCCAGCGGGTGCGCGTGGACCGACCGTCGGGGGAACTCGTCGGCGACGCGGTGGATATCACCGACTCGGGTGCCCTCGTGGTGAAAACGGCGGACGGCAACGAAACGGTCGCTGCCGGCGACTGTGAGCATTTACGTCCCGTCTGA
- a CDS encoding acyl-CoA dehydrogenase family protein produces the protein MSFHLTPEQEAIRDAVRTFGSEEIRPVAAEYEADQRYPADLLSDAADLDLVAPHVPESYGGAGMDAISTAIVTEQLWRADPGVGGSIAAADFGTGMLLEYGDEWMCEEWLPKVTAGETPIATGISEPAHGSNVAGMETRAEKDGNEWVIDGQKMWITNGTVADVAIIMAKTSPEQGHGGITAFLTPTDVDGYDATRITNKLGIKAQDTAEIVLDDLRVPEKNVVGEVDRGFYQLMEFFAPARVDVAAQATGVAQAALEEAISYANEREQFDQPIAEFQGIRHKLAEMATSVEAGRSLAYRAAASLESGDTDRATRLASMAKLFASERAVEVTDEALQVHGGAGYVTDHPVERFYRDARVTKIYDGTSEIQKGIIADQLL, from the coding sequence ATGTCGTTTCACCTTACACCGGAGCAGGAAGCCATCCGCGACGCGGTTCGGACGTTCGGCTCCGAGGAGATCCGGCCTGTCGCGGCGGAGTACGAAGCCGACCAGCGGTATCCTGCAGATCTGCTGTCGGACGCGGCCGACCTCGACCTCGTCGCGCCCCACGTCCCGGAGTCGTACGGCGGGGCCGGGATGGACGCGATTTCAACGGCCATCGTCACCGAGCAACTATGGCGCGCCGATCCCGGCGTCGGCGGCTCGATCGCCGCGGCCGATTTCGGGACCGGGATGCTCCTCGAGTACGGTGACGAGTGGATGTGCGAGGAGTGGCTGCCGAAGGTGACGGCCGGAGAGACGCCGATCGCGACCGGAATCTCGGAACCCGCACATGGTTCGAACGTGGCCGGGATGGAAACCCGTGCTGAAAAGGATGGGAATGAATGGGTGATCGACGGCCAGAAGATGTGGATCACGAACGGCACCGTTGCGGACGTGGCGATCATCATGGCCAAAACCTCGCCGGAGCAGGGTCACGGCGGGATCACCGCGTTTCTCACCCCGACCGACGTCGACGGCTACGACGCGACGCGGATCACGAACAAGCTGGGGATCAAGGCGCAAGACACCGCCGAGATCGTGCTGGACGACCTTCGCGTTCCGGAGAAAAACGTCGTCGGCGAGGTCGATAGGGGGTTCTACCAGCTGATGGAGTTCTTCGCGCCCGCTCGAGTCGACGTCGCCGCGCAGGCGACCGGGGTAGCCCAGGCGGCGCTCGAGGAGGCGATCTCGTACGCAAACGAGCGCGAGCAGTTCGATCAGCCGATCGCGGAGTTTCAGGGGATTCGGCACAAACTCGCCGAGATGGCGACGAGCGTGGAGGCCGGTCGGTCGTTGGCGTATCGCGCGGCGGCGAGCCTCGAGTCAGGCGACACCGATCGGGCGACGCGACTCGCCTCGATGGCGAAGCTGTTCGCGAGCGAACGTGCGGTCGAGGTCACCGACGAGGCGCTGCAGGTTCACGGAGGCGCGGGCTACGTCACGGACCATCCGGTCGAGCGGTTCTACCGGGACGCTCGCGTCACGAAGATCTACGACGGGACGAGCGAGATTCAGAAGGGGATCATCGCCGATCAGTTGCTCTAG
- a CDS encoding tyrosine--tRNA ligase: MDAYDLITRNAEEVVTDEEVRELAADAEGKRAYVGYEPSGVLHLGHLLTANKLIDLQDAGMEVVVLLADVHAYLNGKGSFEEIRDTAEQMKAQFVAYGLDEDNTEFVYGSEFQLEDDYTLDLHELELSTTMNRAQRAMAELQSGETAKVSHLVYPLMQCLDIEYLDLDLAVGGLDQRKVHMLAREELPELGYDAPTCLHTPIVADLTSGEGKMSSSEGITISMEDSSADLEDKVNSAFCPPERDPEGDLENPVLELFEYHVFPRFEAVVVERPEKYGGDLTYEEYEVLAEDLESGELHPADAKGTLATYLDELIAPGREKLLEIRD, from the coding sequence ATGGATGCCTACGACCTGATCACGCGAAACGCCGAGGAGGTCGTTACCGACGAAGAGGTCCGCGAACTCGCGGCTGACGCCGAGGGGAAGCGAGCCTACGTCGGCTACGAACCCTCCGGCGTGTTGCACCTGGGCCATCTCCTGACGGCCAACAAGCTCATCGACCTCCAGGACGCCGGGATGGAGGTCGTCGTCTTGCTCGCCGACGTTCACGCCTACCTCAACGGGAAGGGATCGTTCGAGGAGATTCGTGACACCGCCGAACAGATGAAAGCCCAGTTCGTCGCCTACGGACTCGACGAGGACAACACCGAGTTCGTCTACGGTTCGGAGTTCCAACTCGAGGACGACTACACGCTCGACCTCCACGAACTCGAACTCTCGACGACGATGAACCGAGCCCAGCGTGCGATGGCCGAACTACAGTCCGGAGAGACAGCGAAGGTCAGCCACCTCGTCTACCCGTTGATGCAGTGTCTGGACATCGAGTACCTCGACCTCGACCTCGCCGTCGGCGGCCTCGACCAGCGCAAGGTCCACATGCTCGCCCGCGAGGAACTGCCCGAACTGGGCTACGATGCCCCGACGTGCCTGCACACACCCATCGTCGCCGATCTCACCAGCGGCGAGGGCAAGATGTCCTCGAGCGAAGGGATCACCATCTCGATGGAAGACTCGAGTGCGGACCTCGAAGACAAGGTCAACTCCGCGTTCTGTCCGCCAGAGCGGGACCCCGAGGGCGATCTCGAGAACCCCGTCCTCGAACTCTTCGAGTACCACGTCTTCCCGCGATTCGAGGCCGTCGTCGTCGAACGACCCGAGAAGTACGGCGGCGACCTCACCTACGAGGAGTATGAGGTACTCGCCGAGGACTTAGAGTCCGGCGAACTTCACCCCGCCGACGCAAAGGGCACGCTCGCGACGTACCTCGACGAACTGATCGCGCCGGGGCGGGAGAAGCTGCTCGAGATTCGGGACTGA
- a CDS encoding 4-phosphopantoate--beta-alanine ligase gives MTDYDTVSADVEHEEEIPEDHPRYQDLLTRHRIERGVEKGITHLQGMHAEGRGSAFDYLLGEETIPSADDAERAAAAHLLLADDPVLSINGNVAALVPGEMVELADATGADLEVNLFNRTPERIGAITAHLREHGAEDVKGLEADARIPNLDHQRAKVDEDGIYAADVVLVPLEDGDRAEALNEMDKTEIVIDLNPLSRSPQVADVPIVDNIIRAVPNMTEHANALTDAEEAELRTVVEEFDRERALENAEERIRNGEL, from the coding sequence GTGACCGACTACGACACCGTCTCCGCCGACGTCGAGCACGAAGAGGAGATCCCCGAGGACCACCCGAGATACCAGGACCTGCTCACGCGCCACCGAATCGAGCGCGGTGTCGAGAAGGGGATCACGCACCTCCAGGGGATGCACGCCGAAGGGCGAGGCAGCGCGTTCGATTACTTACTCGGCGAGGAGACGATTCCCAGTGCGGACGACGCGGAACGAGCGGCCGCGGCCCACCTCCTGTTGGCCGACGACCCGGTCCTCTCAATCAACGGCAACGTCGCCGCGTTGGTTCCCGGCGAGATGGTCGAGTTAGCCGACGCGACAGGGGCCGACCTCGAGGTCAACCTCTTCAACCGGACGCCGGAGCGAATCGGCGCGATCACGGCTCACCTCCGCGAACACGGTGCCGAGGACGTAAAGGGACTCGAGGCCGACGCTCGAATCCCGAATCTGGACCACCAGCGCGCGAAAGTCGACGAAGACGGAATCTACGCGGCCGACGTCGTACTCGTTCCCCTCGAGGACGGCGACCGCGCGGAAGCGTTGAACGAGATGGACAAGACCGAGATCGTCATCGACCTCAACCCGCTCTCGCGTTCGCCACAGGTTGCAGACGTCCCGATCGTCGACAACATCATTCGCGCGGTTCCGAACATGACCGAGCACGCGAACGCGTTGACCGACGCCGAGGAGGCGGAACTTCGGACGGTCGTCGAGGAGTTCGACCGCGAGCGCGCGCTCGAGAACGCAGAAGAGCGCATCCGGAACGGGGAACTGTAA
- a CDS encoding class I SAM-dependent methyltransferase has protein sequence MPSEHRERKASDASKSLTAGDDEYAAHLERSRTVWDRWSDWYTLSERDFEPMREDAMDRLELQPGDRILDIGCGPGVNFERLRNEIGPDGELVAVDYSPEMVVKARKRVEEHGWENVEVRRADAARAEFDAPFDEAIATLSMSVMADIRDTAETIYRALTPNSRFVVFDVRPVPDGPTRVFNPVIRRFLQWYANWNPDESVIEALATVFDECAIVATYNGGCTYTSVCEKRNQSTGG, from the coding sequence ATGCCCAGTGAGCATCGAGAACGGAAAGCGAGCGACGCAAGCAAATCACTCACCGCTGGCGACGACGAGTATGCGGCCCATCTCGAGCGAAGTCGGACCGTCTGGGATCGGTGGAGCGACTGGTACACGCTGAGCGAGCGGGACTTCGAACCGATGCGTGAGGACGCGATGGATCGCCTCGAGTTACAGCCGGGAGACCGCATCCTCGATATCGGCTGTGGCCCCGGCGTCAATTTCGAACGACTGCGAAACGAGATTGGGCCCGACGGCGAACTCGTGGCCGTCGACTACAGTCCGGAGATGGTCGTGAAGGCGCGCAAACGCGTCGAGGAACACGGATGGGAAAACGTCGAGGTTCGTCGGGCCGACGCAGCGAGGGCCGAATTCGACGCACCGTTCGACGAGGCTATCGCGACGCTCTCCATGAGCGTCATGGCAGACATTCGCGACACGGCCGAGACAATCTACCGCGCGCTCACACCAAACAGTCGGTTCGTCGTCTTCGACGTTCGGCCGGTTCCTGACGGCCCCACACGCGTGTTCAACCCCGTCATCCGCCGCTTTCTCCAGTGGTACGCGAACTGGAATCCGGACGAATCCGTCATCGAGGCGCTCGCGACGGTCTTCGACGAGTGTGCTATCGTGGCAACCTACAACGGCGGCTGTACGTACACGAGCGTCTGTGAGAAGAGGAATCAGTCGACTGGCGGCTGA
- a CDS encoding helix-turn-helix domain-containing protein, whose translation MKSMRVELEYTPETIPPIHEGICESDALDRELVVGGQAVDGVETITSFVYGEPAAYEPLLSNLESVLEYDVTPATEGFFLYLRRELGSDGLSLLSSLSQDTVVVVPPIEIRSDRTIRLTLVGHPSGLEQLVSTVPDGIRLDVRWVSTDVTVNGSSVSDRQRTALQTAWDVGFYEVPREAGIEAVADELECAVSTASELLRRGEAHAVERVLEDRP comes from the coding sequence ATGAAGTCGATGCGTGTCGAACTCGAGTACACGCCGGAGACGATTCCACCGATCCACGAGGGGATCTGCGAATCGGACGCGCTCGATCGCGAACTCGTCGTCGGGGGACAGGCCGTCGACGGTGTCGAAACGATCACGTCGTTCGTATACGGCGAGCCAGCGGCGTACGAACCGCTCCTGTCGAATCTCGAATCGGTGCTCGAGTACGATGTGACGCCGGCTACCGAGGGATTCTTCTTGTACCTGCGGCGGGAACTCGGGTCGGACGGGTTGTCGCTGCTGTCGTCGCTATCACAGGATACCGTCGTGGTCGTTCCACCGATCGAAATTCGGTCGGATCGGACGATTCGACTGACGCTGGTCGGCCATCCGTCGGGTCTCGAGCAGTTGGTGAGCACGGTTCCGGATGGCATTCGTCTGGACGTTCGCTGGGTGAGCACCGACGTGACGGTGAACGGGTCATCGGTCTCTGATCGACAGCGGACGGCACTGCAGACTGCGTGGGACGTCGGCTTCTATGAGGTGCCACGCGAGGCTGGAATCGAAGCCGTCGCCGACGAACTCGAGTGTGCCGTTTCGACCGCCTCGGAGCTCCTGCGTCGAGGCGAAGCACACGCCGTCGAGCGCGTGCTCGAAGACCGTCCGTGA